A single Saccopteryx bilineata isolate mSacBil1 chromosome 9, mSacBil1_pri_phased_curated, whole genome shotgun sequence DNA region contains:
- the DDX19A gene encoding ATP-dependent RNA helicase DDX19A isoform X1: MATDSWALAVDEQEAAVKSISDLQIKEEKVKPDTNGVVKTNVSAEKTDEEEKEDRAAQSLLNKLIRSNLVDNINQVEVLQRDPKSPLYSVKSFEELRLKPQLLQGVYAMGFNRPSKIQENALPMMLAEPPQNLIAQSQSGTGKTAAFVLAMLSRVEPAERYPQCLCLSPTYELALQTGKVIEQMGKFHPELKLAYAVRGNKLDRGQKISEHIVIGTPGTVLDWCAKLKFIDPKKIKVFVLDEADVMIATQGYQDQSIRIQRMLPRNCQMLLFSATFEDSVWKFAQKVVPDPNIIKLKREEETLDTIKQYYVLCNNRDEKFQALCNLYGAITIAQAMIFCHTRKTASWLAAELSKEGHQVALLSGEMMVEQRAAVIDRFREGKEKVLVTTNVCARGIDVEQVSVVINFDLPVDKDGNPDNETYLHRIGRTGRFGKRGLAVNMVDSKHSMNILNRIQEHFNKKIERLDTDDLDEIEKIAN, from the exons ATGGCCACCGATTCATGGGCCCTCGCAGTGGACGAGCAGGAAGCGGCTGTCAAGTCG ATCAGTGACTTGCAGATCAAGGAAGAGAAAGTCAAACCAGATACCAATG GTGTTGTCAAAACCAATGTCAGTGCAGAGAAAacagatgaagaagagaaag AGGACAGAGCTGCCCAGTCCTTACTCAACAAGCTGATCAGAAGCAACCTGGTCGATAACATAAACCAAGTGGAAGTCCTGCAGCGAGATCCAAAGTCCCCCCTCTACTCAGTGAAGTCCTTCGAAGAGCTTCGGCT GAAACCACAGCTTCTCCAGGGAGTCTATGCCATGGGCTTCAACCGGCCGTCCAAGATACAAGAGAACGCATTGCCTATGATGCTTGCTGAGCC CCCACAGAACCTGATTGCCCAGTCTCAGTCTGGTACTGGTAAAACAGCTGCCTTTGTCCTGGCCATGCTCAGCCGAGTGGAACCAGCAGAGAGATACCCCCAG TGCCTGTGCCTCTCCCCAACATATGAGTTGGCGCTTCAAACAGGAAAAGTGATTGAGCAGATGGGCAAATTTCATCCGGAACTAAAGCTTGCTTATGCTGTTCGAGGCAATAAAT TGGACAGAGGTCAGAAGATCAGTGAGCACATTGTCATTGGCACCCCTGGGACTGTCTTAGACTGGTGTGCCAAGCTCAAGTTCATTGACCCCAAGAAGATCAAGGTGTTTGTTCTAGATGAGGCTGACGTGATGATAGCTACTCAGGGCTACCAAGATCAGAGCATCCGCATCCAAAG GATGCTGCCCAGGAACTGCCAGATGCTGCTTTTCTCTGCCACCTTTGAAGACTCTGTATGGAAATTTGCCCAGAAAGTGGTCCCAGACCCAAACATTATCAAACTGAAGCGTGAGGAGGAGACATTGGACACCATCAAGCAGTATTACGTCCTGTGCAATAACAGGGACGAGAAGTTCCAGGCCTTGTGTAACCTCTACGGGGCCATCACCATTGCTCAAGCCATGATCTTCTGCCAT aCCCGCAAAACGGCCAGTTGGCTGGCAGCAGAGCTCTCAAAAGAAGGCCACCAGGTGGCTCTGCTGAGTGGTGAGATGATGGTGGAGCAGAGGGCTGCGGTGATTGATCGCTTCCGAGAGGGCAAAGAGAAGGTTCTGGTGACCACCAACGTGTGTGCCCGTG GTATCGATGTAGAACAGGTGTCTGTTGTCATCAACTTTGACCTTCCTGTGGACAAGGATGGGAACCCGGACAACGAGACCTACCTGCACCGGATCGGGCGCACTGGCCGCTTTGGCAAGAGGGGCCTGGCAGTGAACATGGTTGACAGCAAGCACAGCATGAACATCCTCAACAGAATCCAGGAGCATTTTA ATAAGAAAATAGAGAGACTGGACACGGATGATTTGGACGAGATTGAGAAAATAGCTAACTGA
- the DDX19A gene encoding ATP-dependent RNA helicase DDX19A isoform X2, with product MLSRVEPAERYPQCLCLSPTYELALQTGKVIEQMGKFHPELKLAYAVRGNKLDRGQKISEHIVIGTPGTVLDWCAKLKFIDPKKIKVFVLDEADVMIATQGYQDQSIRIQRMLPRNCQMLLFSATFEDSVWKFAQKVVPDPNIIKLKREEETLDTIKQYYVLCNNRDEKFQALCNLYGAITIAQAMIFCHTRKTASWLAAELSKEGHQVALLSGEMMVEQRAAVIDRFREGKEKVLVTTNVCARGIDVEQVSVVINFDLPVDKDGNPDNETYLHRIGRTGRFGKRGLAVNMVDSKHSMNILNRIQEHFNKKIERLDTDDLDEIEKIAN from the exons ATGCTCAGCCGAGTGGAACCAGCAGAGAGATACCCCCAG TGCCTGTGCCTCTCCCCAACATATGAGTTGGCGCTTCAAACAGGAAAAGTGATTGAGCAGATGGGCAAATTTCATCCGGAACTAAAGCTTGCTTATGCTGTTCGAGGCAATAAAT TGGACAGAGGTCAGAAGATCAGTGAGCACATTGTCATTGGCACCCCTGGGACTGTCTTAGACTGGTGTGCCAAGCTCAAGTTCATTGACCCCAAGAAGATCAAGGTGTTTGTTCTAGATGAGGCTGACGTGATGATAGCTACTCAGGGCTACCAAGATCAGAGCATCCGCATCCAAAG GATGCTGCCCAGGAACTGCCAGATGCTGCTTTTCTCTGCCACCTTTGAAGACTCTGTATGGAAATTTGCCCAGAAAGTGGTCCCAGACCCAAACATTATCAAACTGAAGCGTGAGGAGGAGACATTGGACACCATCAAGCAGTATTACGTCCTGTGCAATAACAGGGACGAGAAGTTCCAGGCCTTGTGTAACCTCTACGGGGCCATCACCATTGCTCAAGCCATGATCTTCTGCCAT aCCCGCAAAACGGCCAGTTGGCTGGCAGCAGAGCTCTCAAAAGAAGGCCACCAGGTGGCTCTGCTGAGTGGTGAGATGATGGTGGAGCAGAGGGCTGCGGTGATTGATCGCTTCCGAGAGGGCAAAGAGAAGGTTCTGGTGACCACCAACGTGTGTGCCCGTG GTATCGATGTAGAACAGGTGTCTGTTGTCATCAACTTTGACCTTCCTGTGGACAAGGATGGGAACCCGGACAACGAGACCTACCTGCACCGGATCGGGCGCACTGGCCGCTTTGGCAAGAGGGGCCTGGCAGTGAACATGGTTGACAGCAAGCACAGCATGAACATCCTCAACAGAATCCAGGAGCATTTTA ATAAGAAAATAGAGAGACTGGACACGGATGATTTGGACGAGATTGAGAAAATAGCTAACTGA